A DNA window from Chitinophagales bacterium contains the following coding sequences:
- a CDS encoding HU family DNA-binding protein produces the protein MNKGDLVTKIAEDAGLSKAQAGDALNSVLDSVVKTLKKGDKVTLVGFGTFSVSKRSARTGRNPQTGAEIKIPAKNVVKFKAGKEFASAV, from the coding sequence ATGAACAAAGGAGATTTAGTAACCAAAATTGCAGAAGATGCAGGTTTGAGCAAAGCTCAAGCAGGAGATGCTTTGAATTCAGTATTGGATTCAGTAGTAAAAACATTGAAAAAAGGAGATAAAGTAACCTTAGTTGGTTTCGGAACATTCTCCGTTTCTAAAAGATCTGCCAGAACTGGCCGTAACCCACAAACTGGTGCAGAGATTAAAATCCCTGCTAAGAATGTAGTGAAGTTCAAAGCTGGTAAAGAATTTGCTTCTGCTGTTTAA